CGATCTCGCTATCGACCCCGAACGACCGGTGTTCTACGCGCTGGACACCTATGCACTGTCCTCGCTGCTGATTGTCGAGCGGATCTGCCAGCAGCTCGGCTGGCCACGGCCGAGCGCGGCGTTTGAATGGGGCGGCGTGACGCTGCCGCGCAGCTACACCGCCAGCCGTCGGTTCGGCGGCTTCATCATTCGCCGGCCGCAGCGACGGCGCCATCCCGAAATGCTGCGCCAGCTCATCAAGGCGGGCTCGGACGGCGATCTCGACGCGACCCAGATCGTGCCGGTCACCGTGCTGCTCGGGCGTGCGCCGGACAAGGAAGACAGTATTTTCAAGATTCTGTTCTCCGAGAACTGGGGCGTCGGCGGACGCCTGCGCCGTCTGTTCAGCACCCTGGTCAACGGGCGCGCGACGCTGGTCCAGTTCGGCAAGCCGGTTCGCCTGGGTGAACTGCTCCGCGACACAGACAGTCCCTCGCAGGCAGTCGGCCGCGCCAGTCGTCTCCTGCGGGTTCATTTCAAGCGCGTGCGCACCGCAGCCATCGGTCCGGACCGATCGCACCGGCGCACGCTGGTCGAGCGCGTCATCCGCAGCCAGCCCGTGCAGCAGGCCATCGCGGCCAAGGCCCGCCGCGATGACATCAGCGAGGAAAAGGCCGAGCTGATCGCGCGCAAGTACGCGCACGAAATCGCCGCCGACTATTCCTACGCCTTCGTGCGCATCGCCGATCTGCTGCTGACCTGGTTCTGGAGCCGCATCTACCGGGGCGTGGCGGTACACCATTTCAGCGCGTTCCGCGAGCTTGCAGGCGGCCACGAGATCGTCTACGTGCCCTGCCACCGCAGCCACATGGACTACATGCTATTGTCCTACATCCTCTATCACCGGGGATTCGTGCCGCCGCATATTGCCGCCGGCGTCAACCTCAACATGCCGCTGATTGGCCCGCTGCTGCGGCGTGGCGGCGCCTTTTTCCTGCGCCGCTCCTTTCGCTCCCAGCCGCTCTATGCCGCCGTATTCAACCAGTACGTGACCCTGATCCTCGATCGCGGCGTGGCACTGGAGTATTTCATTGAAGGCACGCGATCACGCACGGGTCGCCTGCTGCCGCCACGTGCCGGCATGCTTTCGATCACGGTACGCGCCTTCCTGCGCAATCCCGGCCGGCCCATCCTGTTCCAGCCGGTCTATATCGGCTACGAGCGACTGGCCGAGGGCAACTCGTACATCTCCGAGCTCTCCGGCCGGCAGAAAAAACCCGAATCGCTGTCTGACCTGCGCAACATTATCAACATCCTGCGCAAGAACTACGGCGAGGTCAACGTCAGTTTCGGCGCGCCCATCGAACTCAACGAACTGCTCGACGCACACCATCCCCAGTGGGCCGAGGAATCGGCCAACGGCAACCAGAAACCGCTGTGGCTGAGCCGGCTGATCGATGACCTGGCCGAGCGCATCATGGTCAACATCAACTGTACGGCCGACGTCAATCCGGTCAACCTGCTCGCCACCGCACTCCTGGCCAGCCGCAAGCATGCCCTGGACGAGGACGATCTGGAACGGATGATCGGCTTGCTCAAGGATGTTATCCGCCTGACCGCATACTCCGACCGCATTACCGTCACCCGCATGACCCCCGGCCAGGTGATCGAATACGGCCTCGAACTGGGTATCGTCGAACGCAAACCGCACCGCCTCGGCAGCATCATCTCGACGGACCCGACACGGGCGGTGCTGCTGACCTATTTCCGCAACAACTCCGCCCACCTGCTGGCCATCAGCGCCTGGATTGCCTGCTGCTTTCTCAACACCCAGCGGGTCAAGCGTCGGCGCCTGCTCAATCTCAGCCGGACCGTTTACCCGTTCATTCGGCGCGAGCTGTTTCTGGCCTGGCCGGCCGAGGACATCGACCCGGTCGTCGATCGCTGCATCGAAGCACTGGTCGAGCTCGGGTTGTTGCGGTCGTCCGGTGACGTACTGGCGCGCGCACCGGGTGGCAGCGATGAAAGCTACTACCTGCGCTTGCTCGGGCACTCGCTGCTTCAGACCTTCGAGCGCTACTTCATTACCGTGGCAGTCCTGGTCAAGAACGGTTCCGGCCGCCTGCATCGGCGCCAGCTCGAGCAGTTGTGCATTCTCAGCGCCCAGCGCATCTCGCTGCTGCACGAATTCGAGGCGCCCGAGTTCTACGATCGCACGCTGTTTCGTCAGTTCATCGAATCGCTGTTCGAGACCGGCTTTCTCGGCCGCGACAATGATGGGCTGCTGATGTTCGGCAGCAAGCTGGAAACCTTCGCGCGCGACGCCAAGCTGATCCTGGCCAAGGAAATCCGGCACGCCATCATCCAGGTCACCCCGCAGCTGCTCGAGGTCGACAAGGCTGATGGCAAGCGCTAAACCCGCCTGATTCACCACCCGCTTTACTGCGACACCGCCAGACCGCGCATCTGCGCCGTTTCAGTCGGAAAAGCCACAGATCGCGTGGTGCAAAATGCGTGAGGGGGATACACCAGGTTCAGGCGTCAAGATCCGGTATCAGCTTGCTTTCCCAGTAGGCGATCTGATCGCGCAGCCTGAGCTTGCGTTTTTTCAGGCGCCTGAGCTGAAGCTGGTCCGTGGCCGGATGATCGGCAATCAGCGCTATCGCCTGGTCCAGGTCGCGATGTTCCTGGCGCAAGGCCAGCAGTCGCCTTTCGATCTCGGCAGGATCCGTCGGCATCCCGGCAAGCCTCGCTGTGATTGCTATACAATGCCCGGCCAAAGCTCAACGTCGCCGAGGCCGGATGGCAGCCCGCATACCTTCCTTGACCGCGATCGAAGCACCGCTTTCCGGGGCACGGGCACGCAAGGAGAAATATAACACCAACAAGCTGATCAAGCGCCTCAGGCGCCAGGTCGGCCAGGCAATTGCCGATTTTCAAATGATCGAGCCGGGCGACCGGATCATGGTCTGCCTGTCCGGGGGAAAAGACTCCTACGCCATGCTCGACCTGCTGCTGTGGCTGCAGCAGTCGGCCCCGATCGATTTCGAGCTGGTCGCGGTCAACCTCGACCAGAAACAGCCGGGCTTCCCCAGCCATGTCCTGCCCGAATACCTTGACGGACTGGGCGTGAAGTGGCATGTCATCGAAAAGGACACCTACTCGATCGTTCAGCGCGTCGTGCCCGACGGCAAAACGACCTGCGGGCTGTGCTCGAGGATACGTCGCGGCACACTCTACGAGTTCGCCCGACGACATGGAATGACGCGAATCGCCCTGGGACACCACCTCGACGACATCGTCGAGACCTTCTTCCTCAACCTGTTTCACGGCGCGGCGCTCAAGGCCATGCCGCCGAAGCTGCTCAGCGACGATGGCCAGAACGTGGTCATCCGGCCGCTGGCCTATTGCCAGGAGCGTGATCTGGAGCGCCTGGCCGAGGCACGCGGCTATCCCATCATTCCCTGCAATCTTTGCGGTAGCCAGGCCAATCTGCAGCGCCAGCAGATCAAGCACATGCTGGCCGAATGGGAACAGATCCAGCCCGGTCGCAAAATGTCGATCTTCCGCGCGCTGGGTCGCGTGGCATCGTCGCAGCTGTTTGACCGGGAACTGTTCGATTTCGCCGCACTCAGCAAGCGCTGACCCGCTCGTCCGGAGCGCGACGGCCGGATGCAACGACCGCGCGATAAGTGCGCGGCCAGTGCGCCGGGTCGTCGAGCCAGCGCAAGGCAGGGCCGAGGCATCCTGATCGTCGACAGACAGTGACTTCAGGCACTGGTGCAGTCGGGGCAACCCGGATTAGTCTGATCCGGAACAACCCGGAGAAACATCATGTTCAATCGGCTTTTTTCGGTTTTTCTTATTCTCGGCCTGCTGGCAGCAGGATGCGGAGCGGTCAATCGCTCGGTCAGCATTCCTGACGGCACCGAGCTTGACGATAACGTCACCAATATCAACGGCTCGATCACCATCGGCCGAGACTGCCGGATCAACGGCAAGATTCGCAACGTCAACGGCCAGGTGCGCATCAGCGAGAACGCCCGGGTCGGGCAGGTCAGCAACACCAATGGCTCGATCAGCATTGCCAGCGGCGCCCGGACCGGCGCCATTGGCAATACCAACGGCCGCATTCGACTGGCCGACAGCGTACGGGTCGAGGGCGGCGTCGTCAGCACGAACGGCCCGGTCGAGACCGGTGCCGAGGTGCACGTGGACGGCGACATCCAGACCGCCAACGGCCGTATTCGCACCGGGACGGGGAGCGTGATCACCGGCGAGGTCGAGACGACCAACGGCAGCATCGAACTGGTTGGCACCGAAGCAGCCGGCGTGAGCGGCGCTAATGGCTCGATCGAGCTTCTTGACGGTACGCGTATCGCCGGCGATGTCTACGTGCGTCGCCCGTCGGGCAGCAACTCAAGCAGCAGGCTGCCGCGCGTGGTCATCGGCGCGGATACGGTCGTCGAGGGCACGCTGCAGTTCGAG
This DNA window, taken from Pseudomonadota bacterium, encodes the following:
- the plsB gene encoding glycerol-3-phosphate 1-O-acyltransferase PlsB: MPFSGRWHMTEASSSTRWLGAIHRAWLSLLQRILHWWVRATVLPEELSDLAIDPERPVFYALDTYALSSLLIVERICQQLGWPRPSAAFEWGGVTLPRSYTASRRFGGFIIRRPQRRRHPEMLRQLIKAGSDGDLDATQIVPVTVLLGRAPDKEDSIFKILFSENWGVGGRLRRLFSTLVNGRATLVQFGKPVRLGELLRDTDSPSQAVGRASRLLRVHFKRVRTAAIGPDRSHRRTLVERVIRSQPVQQAIAAKARRDDISEEKAELIARKYAHEIAADYSYAFVRIADLLLTWFWSRIYRGVAVHHFSAFRELAGGHEIVYVPCHRSHMDYMLLSYILYHRGFVPPHIAAGVNLNMPLIGPLLRRGGAFFLRRSFRSQPLYAAVFNQYVTLILDRGVALEYFIEGTRSRTGRLLPPRAGMLSITVRAFLRNPGRPILFQPVYIGYERLAEGNSYISELSGRQKKPESLSDLRNIINILRKNYGEVNVSFGAPIELNELLDAHHPQWAEESANGNQKPLWLSRLIDDLAERIMVNINCTADVNPVNLLATALLASRKHALDEDDLERMIGLLKDVIRLTAYSDRITVTRMTPGQVIEYGLELGIVERKPHRLGSIISTDPTRAVLLTYFRNNSAHLLAISAWIACCFLNTQRVKRRRLLNLSRTVYPFIRRELFLAWPAEDIDPVVDRCIEALVELGLLRSSGDVLARAPGGSDESYYLRLLGHSLLQTFERYFITVAVLVKNGSGRLHRRQLEQLCILSAQRISLLHEFEAPEFYDRTLFRQFIESLFETGFLGRDNDGLLMFGSKLETFARDAKLILAKEIRHAIIQVTPQLLEVDKADGKR
- a CDS encoding DUF465 domain-containing protein, encoding MPTDPAEIERRLLALRQEHRDLDQAIALIADHPATDQLQLRRLKKRKLRLRDQIAYWESKLIPDLDA
- the ttcA gene encoding tRNA 2-thiocytidine(32) synthetase TtcA, with amino-acid sequence MAARIPSLTAIEAPLSGARARKEKYNTNKLIKRLRRQVGQAIADFQMIEPGDRIMVCLSGGKDSYAMLDLLLWLQQSAPIDFELVAVNLDQKQPGFPSHVLPEYLDGLGVKWHVIEKDTYSIVQRVVPDGKTTCGLCSRIRRGTLYEFARRHGMTRIALGHHLDDIVETFFLNLFHGAALKAMPPKLLSDDGQNVVIRPLAYCQERDLERLAEARGYPIIPCNLCGSQANLQRQQIKHMLAEWEQIQPGRKMSIFRALGRVASSQLFDRELFDFAALSKR